One segment of Paenibacillus sp. FSL R7-0337 DNA contains the following:
- a CDS encoding response regulator transcription factor: MKRTTILIAEDEKEIADLIALHLQKEGYHCIKVPDGRAAVQAIQSQSIDLAILDIMMPELDGYEVTRQVRVKHNLPIIFLSAKTSDFDKITGLVMGADDYMIKPFNPMELLARVNSQLRRSLQFSQPPAVHQAPVLESGGLIISPDRHTVTLYGKAIDLTPKEFDILYLLASHSKQVFSAENIFQQVWGEAYYESGNTVMVHIRTLRRKLGEEQNKDRFIRTIWGVGYTFNE, translated from the coding sequence ATGAAGCGAACCACGATTCTAATCGCAGAGGACGAGAAGGAGATTGCCGACCTGATTGCCCTGCATCTGCAGAAGGAAGGGTATCACTGCATCAAGGTACCTGACGGCCGGGCCGCGGTGCAGGCCATTCAGTCACAGTCCATTGATCTGGCGATTCTGGATATTATGATGCCGGAGCTGGACGGGTACGAGGTTACCCGCCAGGTCCGGGTGAAGCATAACCTGCCGATTATCTTTTTAAGCGCCAAGACTTCAGATTTCGATAAGATTACCGGCCTTGTGATGGGAGCGGATGATTATATGATCAAGCCCTTCAACCCTATGGAGCTGCTGGCCCGTGTCAATTCCCAGCTGCGGCGTTCTCTGCAGTTCAGCCAGCCTCCGGCTGTCCATCAGGCCCCGGTGCTGGAGTCGGGCGGGCTTATTATATCCCCTGACCGGCATACAGTTACGCTATACGGGAAGGCGATTGACCTCACGCCCAAGGAATTCGACATCCTCTATCTGCTGGCCAGCCACTCCAAGCAGGTGTTTAGTGCGGAGAATATTTTTCAGCAGGTGTGGGGCGAAGCGTACTACGAGTCCGGCAATACCGTGATGGTGCATATCCGTACCCTCCGCAGGAAGCTGGGCGAGGAACAGAACAAGGACCGGTTCATCCGAACCATCTGGGGCGTCGGGTACACGTTCAATGAATAA
- a CDS encoding extracellular solute-binding protein produces MKMNKRMGWLGMSLAFTTMMTACSPGSSAEAPSTGGKTVVTLSVQQDSEFYRAVEKKFEQAYPDIDLQIQAYKGISEKMEGPDYEKYQKTAGTALLSGKGADIYETGSLPASDYVSKKLFLDMDDYLKQSKTLKQEDLQMNVLNALKVNGGTYIIPSGFSLRAFLGDGDVLKQAEIDDKSWTWQEWKKISKSLITSGQQAGSAHRYALPNNPPDMLLQEMVFDGYNQFVDVAARKAKFDSPAFIFMMREINEMYQEKLMTTEPVETENQLFYSAVIQGPADFINVPYTYFANPKLLYKPHSGNSGAMRIIPSYTFAIQAKSPVAEQAWTFMEFLLSDEVQSLQSREGFSLLRSLNDKQFSELQQQVKSGTYKLPDGKLASVPEGQFKVFQDMMDTADNFAMMDVKILSIIGEEAGAFFSGQKTAEDVAKLIQNKATTYLNE; encoded by the coding sequence ATGAAGATGAATAAGAGAATGGGCTGGCTGGGGATGAGCCTTGCTTTTACAACGATGATGACAGCATGTAGTCCGGGGAGCAGTGCAGAAGCTCCAAGCACCGGGGGGAAGACGGTTGTTACGCTATCGGTTCAGCAGGATAGTGAATTCTACCGTGCGGTAGAGAAGAAGTTTGAACAGGCTTATCCGGATATCGATTTGCAGATTCAGGCGTATAAGGGGATCAGCGAGAAGATGGAGGGTCCGGATTATGAGAAGTATCAGAAAACCGCCGGTACGGCATTGCTCTCAGGCAAAGGAGCCGATATTTATGAAACGGGCAGTTTGCCCGCCAGTGATTACGTGAGCAAGAAGCTATTCCTTGATATGGATGATTACCTCAAGCAGTCGAAGACGCTGAAGCAGGAAGACCTGCAAATGAATGTGCTGAATGCCCTTAAGGTGAACGGGGGCACCTATATCATTCCTTCCGGGTTCAGCCTGAGAGCGTTCCTTGGAGACGGGGATGTACTTAAGCAAGCAGAGATCGACGATAAGAGCTGGACTTGGCAGGAATGGAAGAAAATCTCCAAATCGCTGATTACGTCCGGGCAGCAGGCAGGGTCCGCACACCGCTACGCGCTTCCGAATAATCCGCCGGATATGCTGCTTCAGGAGATGGTGTTCGACGGCTATAACCAGTTCGTAGACGTAGCTGCGCGCAAGGCCAAGTTTGATTCCCCTGCCTTCATCTTTATGATGCGGGAGATTAACGAGATGTATCAAGAGAAGCTGATGACCACCGAGCCGGTGGAGACCGAGAATCAATTGTTCTATTCTGCCGTTATACAGGGCCCGGCGGATTTCATCAACGTTCCGTATACCTATTTTGCCAATCCCAAGCTGCTGTACAAGCCGCATAGCGGAAATTCCGGCGCCATGAGAATTATTCCGAGCTACACGTTTGCGATACAGGCCAAATCGCCGGTTGCCGAACAAGCCTGGACATTCATGGAATTCCTGCTCTCTGATGAAGTTCAGTCCCTGCAGAGCAGAGAAGGTTTCTCCCTGCTCCGGTCGCTTAATGATAAGCAGTTCAGTGAGCTTCAGCAGCAGGTGAAGAGCGGGACGTATAAGCTCCCGGACGGCAAGCTTGCAAGTGTTCCTGAGGGACAATTCAAGGTGTTCCAGGACATGATGGATACAGCGGATAACTTCGCCATGATGGATGTGAAGATTCTGAGCATCATCGGTGAGGAAGCAGGCGCGTTCTTCAGCGGACAGAAGACGGCAGAGGATGTAGCCAAGCTGATTCAGAACAAGGCGACTACGTACCTTAACGAATAG